A genomic segment from Gemmatimonadota bacterium encodes:
- the ricT gene encoding regulatory iron-sulfur-containing complex subunit RicT — MGIFAEIGFKGNRKGYYTSAMSLAVGHHVIVEADRGEDLGEVLALGQVAERKCSSSSGCSTPTPERKVLRVARDQEVRAADTLRQDEHRVRRETRRQVERFGLKMKVTEAEWQFDRKKLTIYFTAERRVDFRELVRELARTFRTRIELRQIGVRDESALLGGVGRCGRELCCSTWLPELKPVSLQLAKDQSLSLNPAQISGCCGRLMCCLMYEHETYVQARRRFPREGRVLRTTRGEEKVLSVDIWGEQVTLRTEDGDRRTLGLEALKVEVQGASGGGR, encoded by the coding sequence TTGGGAATCTTCGCAGAAATCGGCTTCAAGGGAAATCGGAAGGGTTATTACACTTCCGCGATGAGCCTCGCCGTGGGACACCACGTCATCGTCGAGGCGGACCGCGGGGAGGATCTGGGGGAGGTGCTCGCACTCGGTCAGGTCGCCGAGAGGAAGTGCTCGTCCTCCAGTGGATGCTCCACCCCCACCCCCGAACGTAAGGTCTTGCGGGTCGCGCGCGACCAGGAGGTCCGTGCCGCGGACACCCTGCGCCAGGACGAACACCGCGTCCGGCGAGAGACCCGCCGGCAGGTCGAGCGCTTCGGGCTCAAGATGAAGGTCACCGAGGCCGAGTGGCAGTTCGATCGCAAGAAGCTGACGATCTATTTCACGGCCGAGCGTCGCGTGGACTTCCGGGAGCTCGTGCGCGAGCTCGCCCGCACCTTCCGCACCCGGATCGAGCTGAGGCAGATCGGGGTGCGGGATGAATCGGCACTCCTGGGGGGCGTGGGACGGTGCGGGCGGGAGCTCTGTTGCTCCACCTGGCTTCCCGAGCTGAAGCCGGTCTCGCTCCAGCTCGCGAAGGACCAGAGTCTTTCCCTCAATCCGGCCCAGATCTCCGGTTGTTGCGGCCGGCTCATGTGTTGCCTGATGTACGAGCACGAGACGTACGTCCAGGCCAGGCGTCGATTCCCCCGGGAAGGGCGTGTGCTCCGCACCACCCGAGGCGAAGAAAAGGTCCTCTCCGTGGACATTTGGGGCGAGCAGGTCACGCTGCGAACCGAGGACGGAGATCGCCGAACCCTAGGACTCGAGGCGCTCAAAGTCGAAGTCCAGGGAGCCTCGGGAGGGGGGCGTTGA
- a CDS encoding acetyl-CoA carboxylase carboxyltransferase subunit alpha: protein MANTPHLDFEKDMVELEEQIENLLELAEKKGMDVAEELGELRAKLSVLRDETYRNLTPLEQVLVARHPRRPFTLDYIARAFTDWIELHGDRSFRDDAAIVGGWARLGGNPVMVIGHQKGRDMKENLHRNFGMPHPEGYRKALRLMRMAEKFGRPVVTLIDTPGAYPGIGAEKRGQAEAIAMNLREMARLRVPLVSVVIGEGGSGGALALGVTDRILMLEHAVYSVISPEGCAAILWRSAEHRGRAAEALRLTSRDLVELGVADEVISEPPGGAHADWDRTAEAVKEALVRHLDELRRMDVHERRALRWRKFETIGAWREPRES from the coding sequence TTGGCGAACACGCCCCATCTCGATTTCGAGAAGGATATGGTCGAGTTGGAGGAGCAGATCGAAAACCTCCTCGAGCTCGCCGAGAAAAAAGGGATGGATGTCGCCGAGGAGCTGGGTGAGCTCCGCGCCAAGCTCTCCGTCCTGCGGGACGAGACCTACCGAAACCTCACCCCGCTCGAGCAGGTCCTAGTTGCCCGGCATCCTCGCCGGCCGTTCACCCTCGACTACATCGCGCGGGCCTTCACGGACTGGATCGAGCTCCACGGCGACCGCTCCTTCCGGGACGACGCAGCGATCGTCGGGGGGTGGGCTCGCCTGGGTGGGAACCCGGTCATGGTGATCGGGCACCAGAAGGGACGGGACATGAAGGAGAACCTCCATCGCAACTTCGGGATGCCTCACCCGGAAGGGTACCGGAAGGCGCTCCGGCTCATGCGCATGGCGGAGAAGTTCGGACGCCCCGTCGTCACCCTGATCGACACGCCGGGGGCCTACCCCGGGATCGGGGCTGAAAAGCGGGGACAGGCCGAGGCGATCGCGATGAATCTCCGCGAGATGGCTCGGCTCCGGGTTCCCCTCGTCTCGGTCGTGATCGGCGAGGGCGGCTCGGGCGGCGCGCTCGCGCTGGGAGTGACGGATCGGATCCTCATGCTCGAGCACGCCGTGTATTCGGTGATCTCGCCCGAGGGGTGCGCCGCGATCCTCTGGCGATCTGCGGAGCACCGGGGGCGGGCGGCCGAAGCCCTTCGTCTCACATCGCGCGACCTCGTCGAGCTCGGGGTCGCGGACGAGGTGATTTCGGAGCCACCGGGGGGCGCCCACGCGGACTGGGACCGCACGGCCGAGGCCGTGAAGGAAGCGCTCGTCCGGCATCTCGATGAGCTCCGCCGGATGGACGTACACGAGCGCCGCGCGCTGCGGTGGCGGAAGTTCGAGACGATCGGGGCCTGGCGAGAGCCCCGAGAAAGCTGA
- a CDS encoding response regulator — protein MHPPTKGATNRVMVQDSAERPLRRVLLVEDDLDQAHLVKFLLEAEGCYVVTLVQDGVRGTSLVQSEVWDLVITDLNLPGQNGVAVAVASRRHQPGTPILAATSQARADPHWKAFEGSADDLIVKPFSKDELLSKVAGLVARGPRPRVTLDESDADPTPVGGRLRLRVLAVSVRPGDAEAGCGATLLLHRERGDRVTLLTLTRGVEATEGRRLAESAKAAGRAMDVRYFVGNAGSAEIPLEEDLRRICRDALREMRPELLYLPTKNHAFSPIRIVHETIAGEAVGAHSILAYNPGDATASFRPTFFVPVGSRIARKGEALAQFEATHGEHLNPDFSSVSARFWAARTGGEPAEPFEVVRGDPPAGLG, from the coding sequence TTGCACCCGCCGACCAAGGGGGCCACTAATCGGGTCATGGTGCAAGACTCCGCCGAACGGCCGCTCCGTCGCGTCCTTCTCGTCGAGGACGACCTCGATCAGGCCCATCTCGTCAAGTTCCTCCTCGAAGCGGAGGGGTGTTACGTCGTCACCCTCGTGCAGGACGGCGTGCGCGGGACCTCACTCGTCCAGAGCGAAGTGTGGGATCTGGTCATCACCGACCTGAATCTCCCGGGGCAAAACGGGGTCGCCGTCGCCGTGGCGAGCCGCCGCCACCAGCCGGGGACTCCCATCCTCGCGGCGACATCGCAGGCCCGCGCCGATCCGCACTGGAAGGCCTTCGAGGGGAGCGCCGACGACCTCATCGTGAAGCCCTTCTCGAAGGACGAGCTCCTGAGCAAGGTGGCGGGACTCGTCGCGCGCGGCCCGAGGCCGCGGGTGACGCTGGACGAGAGCGACGCGGATCCGACTCCGGTGGGAGGGCGCTTACGGCTTCGGGTTCTCGCCGTAAGCGTTCGGCCCGGCGATGCGGAGGCCGGCTGTGGGGCGACCCTCCTCCTTCACCGAGAGCGAGGCGACCGCGTCACGCTCCTCACCCTGACCCGCGGAGTCGAAGCGACGGAAGGGAGGCGGCTGGCGGAGAGCGCGAAGGCGGCCGGGCGCGCGATGGACGTGCGTTATTTCGTGGGGAATGCCGGGTCCGCGGAAATCCCGCTGGAGGAAGATCTGCGCCGGATCTGTCGTGACGCGCTCCGCGAGATGAGGCCGGAGCTCCTCTATCTTCCCACCAAGAACCACGCATTCTCCCCGATCCGGATCGTGCATGAGACGATCGCCGGCGAGGCGGTAGGCGCGCACTCGATTCTCGCCTACAACCCGGGAGACGCGACCGCGAGCTTTCGTCCTACCTTCTTCGTCCCGGTGGGGAGTAGGATCGCGCGCAAAGGTGAGGCCCTCGCTCAGTTCGAGGCCACCCACGGCGAACATCTCAACCCGGACTTTTCCTCGGTCAGCGCGAGGTTCTGGGCAGCGCGCACGGGCGGCGAGCCGGCCGAGCCCTTCGAGGTCGTACGGGGCGATCCCCCCGCTGGACTCGGTTAG
- a CDS encoding MFS transporter, with protein MTRTITPSERHPSPSLVVFALWLLVFSASSQTMIVAPILPLVGTALGIRETLLGTLVAAYSLMVGVFAVIAGPFSDRIGRRRILLLGTGTMTVALALHVFVTGYASFIGVRLLAGMAGGVLSGAAVSYVGDYFPYERRGWATGWIMSGWGVGQILGIPLGVVLAGAFGFRAPFYLFALATGLTFLLVFFRLPQPDVARSPDPVTPAGTVRAYAALVRRPGVLGAVGAFFLTFLGISLYVVYLPIWLETDLGATPNQIATLFLIGGVANVLVGPQAGRISDRAGRKQIILVSCAGLSVAMALTTFVVGSPLAAMIYFFFVMGLVAMRVSPFSALLTGLVEDDRRGTLLSLNVALGQIGFAVGGTLAGPLFARAGYGANTVLAAISVVGMGLMVWLLVPEPDPEARGRPEDLRPEGGIAVGGRGTPKLP; from the coding sequence GTGACCCGAACCATCACCCCATCCGAGCGGCACCCCAGTCCCTCCCTCGTCGTATTCGCGCTCTGGCTCCTCGTTTTTTCGGCCAGCAGCCAGACGATGATCGTCGCCCCCATCCTCCCCCTCGTCGGGACGGCTCTGGGGATCCGCGAGACGCTCCTCGGAACGCTCGTCGCCGCGTATTCCCTGATGGTGGGGGTCTTCGCGGTGATCGCCGGACCATTCTCGGACCGGATCGGGAGGAGGAGGATTCTCCTTCTCGGCACGGGAACGATGACGGTGGCTCTCGCCCTCCACGTCTTCGTCACCGGATACGCCAGCTTTATCGGGGTGCGCCTCCTCGCGGGGATGGCGGGAGGGGTCCTGAGCGGGGCGGCCGTCTCGTACGTCGGGGACTACTTCCCTTACGAGAGGCGGGGGTGGGCCACCGGGTGGATCATGAGTGGGTGGGGAGTGGGGCAGATTCTCGGAATCCCGCTCGGCGTGGTTCTGGCGGGAGCATTCGGCTTCCGGGCTCCCTTTTACCTGTTCGCCCTGGCAACCGGCCTCACCTTCCTCCTCGTTTTTTTCCGCCTCCCCCAACCGGACGTCGCGCGGAGCCCCGATCCCGTGACTCCGGCCGGAACCGTCCGGGCCTACGCCGCGCTGGTGCGGCGCCCGGGAGTCCTCGGAGCGGTCGGCGCCTTTTTTCTCACCTTTCTCGGAATCTCGCTCTACGTCGTGTATCTCCCGATCTGGCTCGAGACCGACCTCGGCGCCACGCCCAACCAGATCGCGACGCTTTTTCTCATCGGCGGAGTCGCGAACGTCCTCGTCGGACCGCAGGCCGGGCGAATCTCGGACCGGGCGGGTCGGAAGCAGATCATCCTCGTCTCCTGCGCCGGCTTATCCGTCGCGATGGCGCTGACGACCTTCGTGGTGGGGAGCCCGTTGGCGGCTATGATTTACTTCTTCTTCGTCATGGGGCTCGTCGCGATGCGGGTCAGCCCCTTTTCCGCCCTCCTGACCGGACTCGTGGAGGACGACCGGCGCGGAACGCTACTGTCGCTGAACGTGGCCCTCGGACAGATCGGCTTCGCTGTGGGAGGAACCCTCGCGGGCCCCCTCTTCGCGCGGGCCGGGTACGGGGCCAACACGGTCCTCGCCGCCATTTCCGTCGTGGGAATGGGGCTCATGGTTTGGCTTCTCGTCCCGGAACCCGATCCGGAGGCACGCGGGCGACCGGAGGACCTTCGCCCCGAAGGTGGGATCGCGGTCGGAGGAAGAGGGACGCCGAAGTTGCCCTAG